ACCAAAAGCGTATCCGCAGCCGTCAATGCGTTAATCGTTATGAGCCCAAGGGACGGCGGGCAGTCGATAATGATAAAATCATAACTATATCTTAACTCAAGAAGGGCATTTTTAAGCATGCTTTCCCTTCCCTTTGTATCGACAAGCTCAATTTCCGCTCCGGCAAGCTCAATCGTAGATGGCAGGAGGTCCACATTCTTAAATTTTGTATGTATAAGAATCTCCGATGCCTTTGCTTCACCTATCATTATATCGTATGTCGACGTCTTGACATCCCTTTTGTTAATTCCAAGACCGCTTGTCGCATTGCCCTGCGGGTCTATATCGACAAGGAGTGTCTTTTTATTGTTCTCACCAAGTGCGGCACATAGATTAACTGAAGTCGTGGTTTTCCCGACGCCGCCCTTTTGGTTCGCGATTGCAATGACCTTGCCCAATTTCAGTCCTCCCGCATTTTTTGTACTATATTTTGATTATAGCACAACATGCGGATTATTTAAAGGAAAACCCTTCATAATTAGACAATTTATAAATTAATAGGACTCAATCCAGATATAAATGTTTCATGTGAAACAAAAGCGGCCGCTTAAAATTAAGCGGCCGCTTTTGCTGTATTATTACGCAAGCTTTTCAAGCTGTTTTTCTGTTTTGGGGATTCTCACCGTATATTCATAATAATCGTCGAATTCCTGCTTCTTCGCAACAGCGTTTATGCCAGAACGCCTCATAAGGTCAATCGCGTTATTGATAGTATTAAAGAATATCCGTATGTCTTTTATAACCGACAGCCGTTTTCCTTCATTGACAGGCTCACGGGGATTTTTAATGGCTTCAACCAGTCTTTCGGTTTCCTCTACATTATAGTTATGCTTTTCTATCTCAGAAAGGGCGATCTCGCGCTGCTGCGAGTTTAGTTTCAAAAGTGCTCGCGCGTGCCTCTCTGTAAGCCCGAGCCTCATAATCGTTTCCTGTTCCGAGCTGCTTAGCCGTAGAAGCCGCAGCTTATTTGCTATTGTGGACTGGGCCTTTCCGAGCCTGTCTGCCACTTCCTCTTGTGTCAGCCCGCACTGCTCTATAAGCGCTGCTATGCCAGCCGCCTCATCAAAAAAGTTTAGATCCTCCCGCTGCAGGTTTTCAATAAGGCTCATTACCGCAGACTGAGTGTCGTCGAGATTGACAGCGATACAAGGAACGGATGTATAACCGGCCATAATCGCGGCCCTTAACCTGCGTTCACCTGCAACAAGTTCGTACTCGCCGTTTTCTTTCTCACGAACTGTCAGGGGCTGTAGTATCCCGTTGCGCCTGATACTTTGCGCCAAAGACAACAGCGAGTCGGTATCAAAGGTATGCCGCGGCTGCTGAGGGTTAGGCAGTATCGAAGCAACAGATACCTGAATAACGCGGCAACTGCTCATTTTCCTGTCTTTATTCAGCCAACTCATATAAGCACCCCATTTGTGACGTCCTGCATTTTAATCTATGCTTCTATAATATCACAAACAGGATAATTTTTCCAGTTTTTTCGTACGACTAATTCTTTTCTTTTTCGACGCGAAGACTTTTAAGGTTTTCAACATGTTTTTATCTTTCTGTTTAAAACTTTTCCGTCACAACGGGGCTTTCGCTATCTTTGCAGACGGCCGCGGATATTTCGCCGGCGTATCAGCAATCTTGCTTATTACAATTATTGTGCGGGCGATATCCGTGCCGGGCAGTGTATATTCGCTTACAGACTCAATCTTTCCCCCCAGCGTTTTTATTGCGTTTTTCGCTTCGCTGATTTCCTCTTCTACATCGCCTGCTTTCATGGCGATAAACGCTCCTCCCGTTTTAAGGAGTGGTATGCAGTATTCTGCGAGAACACGCAGTTTCGCGACAGCTCTGGCAAAAACATAATCGAAACTTCCACGCAATTGAGGCTGTCTGCCTGCGTCTTCCGCCCTTGAGTGCAGACACTCGAACTGCTGAAAATTCAGCTTTTCTTTTACGTTTTCAAGAAATTTAATTCTCTTTCCGAGGCTGTCTATGCAATAAAGTGAGATATCTTCCCGTACAATCTTTACAGGTACACCGGGAAAACCGGCGCCGCAGCCAACGTCAGCTATTTTTGCGTCTTTTTTTATATCCGCGTATTTTAAAAGAGAAAGGCTGTCCACATAATGTTTAACCGCTATCTGTTCCGGTTCAGTAATTGCCGTCAGGTTCATAACCTTATTCCATTCCAGCAGCTCACCGGTAAAGGCCTCAAACTTTTGAAGCGCTGCCTCATCAAGCTCAATCCCCAGCGCCTTCGCGCCCGAGATTAGTTTTTCTTTTAAAATATCCAATGTCCGGCCTCCTTGTTTCATGTGAAACAATTACTTGTTCTGTTCAAGATATATTAACAATACTGAAATATCCGCTGGGTTTACCCCTGATATCCTTGAAGCCTGCCCGATGTTCTCTGGGCGAACCTTGTTAAGCTTCTCCTGGGCCTCTATGCGGAGTCCTTTTACTTTTGAATAATCTATATCTTTCGGCAGCTTCTTTTGCTCCAGTCTCTTCATCTCGTTTATCTTGGCCATCTCGCGTTTTATATAGCCTTCATATTTAATAGAAATCTCAACCTGTTCAGTTACTGCCTGCGGCAGCGGCTTCCTGTCTACATCAAAAGGCGCAAGGTCTTCATAGGAAATCTGCGGACGCTTCAGCAGCTCTGAAATCTTTATTCCTGTTTTAACCGGCGCCGTCCCTTTTTTTACCAGCAAGGCGTTGAGCTCATCAGAAGGGGGAATGGTGACATTCTCAACCCTTGCCCTCTCCTCTTCAATCATCTTCTGCTTTTTGAGAAAACGGGCATAACGCTCCTCTGAGATAAGCCCTATTTCATGCCCTATCGGCGTCAGCCTCGCGTCGGCATTATCTTGCCTTAACACAAGCCTGTATTCCGAGCGCGAAGTCATCATGCGGTATGGTTCTTTTGTACCTTTTGTAACCAGATCGTCGATAAGTGTCCCTATATATGAATTTGCCCTGGTGAGTACCAGCGGATCGCGCCCCAATACCTTCAGTGCTGCGTTGATACCGGCGACAAGCCCCTGGGCCGCCGCCTCCTCATATCCAGAGGTTCCGTTAAACTGCCCAGCCCCATAAAGTCCAGAAATCTTTTTAGTTTCCAGCGTTGGCTTGAGTTCAAGGGGATTAATGCAGTCATATTCTATCGCATAAGCGGTTCTCATAATCTTCAGGTTTTCAAAACCGCGGATTGTGTGCAGAAATTTTTCCTGCACCTCCTCAGGCAGCGAAGACGAAAGCCCCTGCAGATACATCTCGTCCGTATCAAGCCCCATCGGTTCAATGAAAAATTGATGTCTTTTTTTATCAGAAAAACGCACGACTTTGTCCTCAATGCTCGGGCAGTATCTTGGCCCGATACCTTCTATGCGCCCGCCGTAAATCGGCGACCTGTGGAGATTTTCTCTTATAATTCTATGGGTTTCCTCATTTGTATAGGCTATATGGCAGACGACCTTGTTTGTCAGCTTTTCGTCCGTATCAAAAGAGAACGGTACAATCGGTTCATCCCCGGGCTGTTCTTCAAGGCAGGAGAAATCTACGCTGTTTTTGTTTACCCTTGGTGGCGTTCCGGTCTTAAACCGCATCAGTTCCAGCCCCAGCGCCCGAAGGGAATCTGAAAGGCCCTTTGCGGCAAACATGCCGTCTGGCCCTCCCTCATAATTTACTTCGCCGATATGAATACGCCCCTCAAGGTATGTGCCGGTGGCTATTACCACTGCCTTTACATCATAAACCGCGCCCAGCCGTGTGACAATTTGACTCACCTTGCCGTCTTTCGCTCTGATTTCGACAATTTCTGCCTGCTTTAAATCGAGACCCTTCTGAGTCTCCAGCGTATGTTTCATATAATCATGGTATTTTCTTCTGTCGCTCTGAACCCTGAGGGAATGGACGGCGGGGCCTTTTCCTCGGTTGAGCATGCGGCTTTGAATACAGGTTTTGTCCGCAGCCTTTCCCATCTCGCCGCCTAATGCGTCAATTTCTCTGACTAAATGCCCTTTGCCTGTCCCCCCTATTGACGGGTTGCAGGGCATATTGCCAATAGCGTCAAGATTCATTGTAAATATTATTGTTTTGCAGTTCAGTCTTGCCGCCGCAAGCGCCGCTTCAATGCCAGCGTGTCCCGCGCCTATGACGGCGACGTCGTAACTTCCAGCATAATATTCCACTGTTCCACGTTCCTTCCGGTTTAACGCATTGCTGTTCGTTTACTGTAGATTTATTAATACTATTTGTATAATCTTTATTTTCCTATACAGAATTTGCTGAAAACCCTGTCGATAACTGAATCAGATGCCCTTTCTCCGGTAAGCTCAAATATGGCGTTTAACGCGTCGTCGATGAAAACGGTGACAGCATCAAGGGTAAAACCTTTTTCCACCGTATCAATAGCCATATTGATTGCTTCATCTGCCCGCTTGACGCACTCCAACTGCCGCAGGTTTGCAAGATATGCGGCGCTTGGATCAAATGATGAAGTCCCGATAATCTCTTTTATCTTCTCTTCGAGTTTCTCTATTCCCTCTTGTTTTCCCGCTGAAATATAAACTACGGGTTTAATTCTATTCTCTATATACGATTTGTTAATTTTTAAGGGCAGATCACACTTGTTTACAACAGCGATTACATTCCTGCCTGATGTTTGCTCAATGATTTTTTTATCATCATCTGTCAGTTCCTTTGAACCGTCAAAAACCGCGAGTATTAATTGGGCATCATCCAATTTTTCTTTAGCCCGTTTGACTCCGATACTTTCAACCGGATCATCGGTTTCCCTAATTCCCGCCGTATCCCACAGTTTCAAAACGACGCCGGCAAAAGCAACGCTGTCCTCTACAACATCTCTGGTTGTTCCGGGAATCTCCGTCACTATACTTTTTTCATAACCGGATATGGCGTTCATCAGCGTTGACTTCCCTACATTCGGCCGCCCTATGATTACTGTTTCAACGCCCTCTTTGATGATCCTTCCGCGGCTGTAGTTATCACGCAGCTTTTCAAGCTCGTTTTTTACGTCACTTAGTGTGTTTATAAGTGTCTGGGGTTCGAGAGATGGCACGTCCTCATCGGGAAAATCTACCCAAGCAGTGATATCCGCGGACAATTCTATGAGGCTTTTCTTCACCTTTTCGATTTCCTTGAAAAGTGCACCCTTGTGCTGTGAAAGCGCAGCCCGTGCCGCGGTCTCTCCCTGAGCACTGATAAGATCCATCACTGCTTCCGCTTCTGTCAAATCCATTTTCCCATTAAGGAAGGCCCTTTTGGTAAATTCGCCGGGCCCGGCCGGTCTTGCACCAGATTTTATCGCCGCTTCCAAAACCCGTCTTAATATATAAACGCCGCCGTGGCATGACAGTTCAACGACATTTTCGCCGGTAAAGCTGTGTGGCTCTTTGAAAACCAGTGCAACACATTCGTCGATATCCGTTTCCTCGTCATGAACAATCCCGACAGCGGCTGTGTTTGCCGGCATATCCATTAATTTTTTTCCGCTGTTGGACCGCCAAATCTTATCCGCAATCAAAAAGGCGTCATCTCCCGATAACCTGACGACACCAATTCCGGCTGGATAAAGTGCTGTTGATATTGCGGCAATTGTTTCGCTCATTTTTATCCCCTTAAATCTAACACAAATCCGGGGGTTTCAAGCCCCCGGATTTTTAATAAGTATATTATAGCACGTTGCGATATAATTATCAGTGTTGACGCGGGCCTCTCCAATTCTTTTGGCCGCCTTCAGTTCCTATTACTACACGTCTGTTCGGATCCTCGCCGATAGACCATGACGCTGCCCCTTTAACCTCCTGAACAGCCGTATGGATAATACGTCTTTCGTATGGATTCATTGGTTCAAGTGTTGTACTGCGTCGGGTTTTAACCGCATTCTGGGCGATGCGGCGTGCCAGTGAAGTTAGCGTTTTTTCTCTTTTCTCACGGTAATTGCCTGTGTCGATGGTAATTCTCTTATATTCATCTTCTCCGCGGTTAGCGACGAGCGAGGTTAGATACTGTATAGCGTCCAGGGTTTCTCCCCTGTGTCCAATTATTACGCCAAGCCCTTCACCTTTGAGATCAAAAAGAATACCACCGTCAGTTTCCTTTGTTTCTATTGTCACGTTAGGAAGATTCATTTTACTGAGAATCTCCATGAGATAGTTCTTAGCTCTCTCTTCAACTGTTTCCTTGACAGTTACCTTTACCTTTGCATCAGAAGCTCCAAGCAGTCCGAGCAGCCTTTTTGACGGCAATTCAAGAATTTCTACATCAACATTATCCCTGTCAGCGTTAAGCATTTTACAAGCTGATTGTATTGCTTCTTCTACCGTTTTTCCGGTGGCAACGACTTCACGTTTCAATTATGGCACCCCCGATATTTAAAGTGAAGATCAAACCACGTCTTCACTTTCAGAAATTGACCACTTGCGTTATTTTTGCTCTTCTCTCATCTGTCTCGATTTAGCCAAACGTCTTCTCTGCTCTTCTTTTATTTGGCTTCTGCTCTTCTGACCCTTGGAATTAAGTTTCACCTGCTGCTTGGGCTGTTCTTCATCCTTTTTCTGCGCCGGTTGAGGCTTTGAATTGTTTGTTTCAGCCGCTTGCATTTTCTGCATTTCTAAGGCCTTCTGGGCCATCTTCTGCCAACGGGTTAGCTTTAATGTTCCGTTCGCAATGGCCTGTCGCCGCTGCTCAGCTCTAATTTCCGACTGTTTGACGAGTTTGTCAAGACTGTAGAATTTTTGAAGTATCAATACTTGAATTATAATGAAAAGGTTTGTGATAACCCAGTAGAAACCTACAGCAGCCGGCATCAAAGTTGACAGCCATGCGGACCAGATAGGCAACACAAACGGAAAGATAAATTTATTCATGCTGCTGCCCGGCTGGCCCTCTTGCATTTTACTTGTCATTTTGAAACTCAGCCAAGACGAAAGCGCCTGCGTTATATAGCACAGGATTGGAATTGCAACAAGCGCTGTCAGCGCAAACTTTGGATTTTCAGAAAGGTCAATGCCTAAGAAATTAAAATCAATTGATTTAGCATTGCCAAGGAAACCGAGCTTGTCCATATGTCTTCCCATTTCCTTGGCCATATAAATCTGGATTTTGGGGTCTGTGGAGTGAATGTTGCTGCCAAAATCTTTGGTAATAAATGGCATTAAAATGCCTTTCATTTTGTCAACAACACTCTGCGGATACCACATTATATATGTCAGCGGGTTATATACAACATTATACAAACCGTACAGGATAGGGATCTGGACCAGCGCAGGAAGACAGCCTGCAAGGGGGTTATAGCCTTCCTCCTGATACAGCTTTGACATCTCTTCCTGAAGTTTTTGCCTGTCTTTTGCATACTTTTTCTGCAATCTTTCCATCTTCGGCCTCATTCTCAGCATCTCGGCCGAAGATTTCTGCTGCTTAACAGCCAGCGGGAAAAGTGCTATACGGGTCAATATAGTAAACAGGATAAGCAATACCGCGTAATTGGGGATGAATGTGAAGAAAAGTTTTAGGATTGCACCAAGAGGGTAGCATATGATTGCATTAAAAGCATTTATTAATGCAGAAAATATATTCATTTAATTTCCTCCGTGATTTCGGACATTTCACCTGAATCTTTTCGAGGGATAGGTTTGCGGAACGGGGTCAAAACCGCCTTTAAAAAACCTATTGCATCTTAATATTCTCTTTACTGCGAGAATTCCGCCCCTTAACACTCCAAATCTCGAAATTGCCTCAACCGCATATGACGAACAAGTCGGATAATATCTGCAATGGGGCGGTGTAAACGGTGAAATATATTTTTTATATAAATTTATAAGTAAAATTATTATTTTCTTCATAAATCAAAGCAATTATTTTTTAATCACATCTGCGGAACACATTATGTCTCTCATAATGCTGGCCAAATGCTGCATCTTTATCGTACAGGTGCGTGTCCGCGCCACAAAAATGAAATCGTATCCCAAAGACAACTCATTTTCTATTTGCCGGTAAGCTTCCCTTATTACGCGCCGCGCCCTGTTTCGGCTGACAGCGTTTCCGATTTTTCGGGAAGTCGTTATGCCAACACGATTATATGGCAGGTTATTCTTTAATATATATACAACTAATGAAGCGTTAACAAATGAACGTCCCTTTTTATAAATCCGCTTGAACTCGTAATCATTCTTTATAGAAAC
This DNA window, taken from [Clostridium] cellulosi, encodes the following:
- the soj gene encoding Sporulation initiation inhibitor protein soj (High confidence in function and specificity), with amino-acid sequence MGKVIAIANQKGGVGKTTTSVNLCAALGENNKKTLLVDIDPQGNATSGLGINKRDVKTSTYDIMIGEAKASEILIHTKFKNVDLLPSTIELAGAEIELVDTKGRESMLKNALLELRYSYDFIIIDCPPSLGLITINALTAADTLLVPAQCEYYALEGLSQLMATVRTVKRLYNPSIDIEGVLLTMFDGRLNLTLQVVEEVKKFFPRKVYKTVIPRNVRISEAPSFGEPVIYYDKASKGTEAYRALALEIIEQNSGVTA
- the noc gene encoding Nucleoid occlusion protein (High confidence in function and specificity) — its product is MSWLNKDRKMSSCRVIQVSVASILPNPQQPRHTFDTDSLLSLAQSIRRNGILQPLTVREKENGEYELVAGERRLRAAIMAGYTSVPCIAVNLDDTQSAVMSLIENLQREDLNFFDEAAGIAALIEQCGLTQEEVADRLGKAQSTIANKLRLLRLSSSEQETIMRLGLTERHARALLKLNSQQREIALSEIEKHNYNVEETERLVEAIKNPREPVNEGKRLSVIKDIRIFFNTINNAIDLMRRSGINAVAKKQEFDDYYEYTVRIPKTEKQLEKLA
- the rsmG gene encoding Ribosomal RNA small subunit methyltransferase G (High confidence in function and specificity), encoding MDILKEKLISGAKALGIELDEAALQKFEAFTGELLEWNKVMNLTAITEPEQIAVKHYVDSLSLLKYADIKKDAKIADVGCGAGFPGVPVKIVREDISLYCIDSLGKRIKFLENVKEKLNFQQFECLHSRAEDAGRQPQLRGSFDYVFARAVAKLRVLAEYCIPLLKTGGAFIAMKAGDVEEEISEAKNAIKTLGGKIESVSEYTLPGTDIARTIIVISKIADTPAKYPRPSAKIAKAPL
- the mnmG gene encoding tRNA uridine 5-carboxymethylaminomethyl modification enzyme MnmG (High confidence in function and specificity) — encoded protein: MEYYAGSYDVAVIGAGHAGIEAALAAARLNCKTIIFTMNLDAIGNMPCNPSIGGTGKGHLVREIDALGGEMGKAADKTCIQSRMLNRGKGPAVHSLRVQSDRRKYHDYMKHTLETQKGLDLKQAEIVEIRAKDGKVSQIVTRLGAVYDVKAVVIATGTYLEGRIHIGEVNYEGGPDGMFAAKGLSDSLRALGLELMRFKTGTPPRVNKNSVDFSCLEEQPGDEPIVPFSFDTDEKLTNKVVCHIAYTNEETHRIIRENLHRSPIYGGRIEGIGPRYCPSIEDKVVRFSDKKRHQFFIEPMGLDTDEMYLQGLSSSLPEEVQEKFLHTIRGFENLKIMRTAYAIEYDCINPLELKPTLETKKISGLYGAGQFNGTSGYEEAAAQGLVAGINAALKVLGRDPLVLTRANSYIGTLIDDLVTKGTKEPYRMMTSRSEYRLVLRQDNADARLTPIGHEIGLISEERYARFLKKQKMIEEERARVENVTIPPSDELNALLVKKGTAPVKTGIKISELLKRPQISYEDLAPFDVDRKPLPQAVTEQVEISIKYEGYIKREMAKINEMKRLEQKKLPKDIDYSKVKGLRIEAQEKLNKVRPENIGQASRISGVNPADISVLLIYLEQNK
- the mnmE gene encoding tRNA modification GTPase MnmE (High confidence in function and specificity); the encoded protein is MSETIAAISTALYPAGIGVVRLSGDDAFLIADKIWRSNSGKKLMDMPANTAAVGIVHDEETDIDECVALVFKEPHSFTGENVVELSCHGGVYILRRVLEAAIKSGARPAGPGEFTKRAFLNGKMDLTEAEAVMDLISAQGETAARAALSQHKGALFKEIEKVKKSLIELSADITAWVDFPDEDVPSLEPQTLINTLSDVKNELEKLRDNYSRGRIIKEGVETVIIGRPNVGKSTLMNAISGYEKSIVTEIPGTTRDVVEDSVAFAGVVLKLWDTAGIRETDDPVESIGVKRAKEKLDDAQLILAVFDGSKELTDDDKKIIEQTSGRNVIAVVNKCDLPLKINKSYIENRIKPVVYISAGKQEGIEKLEEKIKEIIGTSSFDPSAAYLANLRQLECVKRADEAINMAIDTVEKGFTLDAVTVFIDDALNAIFELTGERASDSVIDRVFSKFCIGK
- a CDS encoding single-stranded nucleic acid binding R3H domain-containing protein (High confidence in function and specificity), producing MKREVVATGKTVEEAIQSACKMLNADRDNVDVEILELPSKRLLGLLGASDAKVKVTVKETVEERAKNYLMEILSKMNLPNVTIETKETDGGILFDLKGEGLGVIIGHRGETLDAIQYLTSLVANRGEDEYKRITIDTGNYREKREKTLTSLARRIAQNAVKTRRSTTLEPMNPYERRIIHTAVQEVKGAASWSIGEDPNRRVVIGTEGGQKNWRGPRQH
- a CDS encoding hypothetical protein (Family membership), translating into MNIFSALINAFNAIICYPLGAILKLFFTFIPNYAVLLILFTILTRIALFPLAVKQQKSSAEMLRMRPKMERLQKKYAKDRQKLQEEMSKLYQEEGYNPLAGCLPALVQIPILYGLYNVVYNPLTYIMWYPQSVVDKMKGILMPFITKDFGSNIHSTDPKIQIYMAKEMGRHMDKLGFLGNAKSIDFNFLGIDLSENPKFALTALVAIPILCYITQALSSWLSFKMTSKMQEGQPGSSMNKFIFPFVLPIWSAWLSTLMPAAVGFYWVITNLFIIIQVLILQKFYSLDKLVKQSEIRAEQRRQAIANGTLKLTRWQKMAQKALEMQKMQAAETNNSKPQPAQKKDEEQPKQQVKLNSKGQKSRSQIKEEQRRRLAKSRQMREEQK